TAAATACAATAAACAACAATGCCCATTCACCAGTATGATGCGTAATTTCCTTAATTGGTTCTGGCCCTAAATTATTAGTTAATGTTTTATAAATAATAACTATTAGTGGAATTAAACTAAGAAAAAATAGTGACGGCTTGTATATTTTCCTCATTAAAAGTTTTTCTTTAAATCCATACCAGAGTATAGATGAGCAACTTCATCACCATATCCATTGAACATTAAAGTTTCTACTCTTGGTGAAAAAATATCACCATTAATAACTCTTTCAGTTGCTTGAGACCATCTTGGATGATTAACATTTGGATTTACATTAGAATAAAATCCATATTCCCTTGGTGATGCCCACATCCAGGCAGTCATTGGCATTTTTTTTACTAATTCTATTTTCACTATGGCTTTTCCACTTTTAAATCCGTATTTCCATGGAATAAATATTCTTAAAGGAGCACCATTTTGATTTGGTAATGGTTTTCCATATAATCCAGTTACGACTGTTGTTAAAGGGTGCATTGCTTCATCTAATCTTAATCCTTCAACGTATGGCCAATTTAGTACTGCTCGTCTTTGACCTACCATATTCTCTGGATCATAAACACTTGTGAATTTTACATATTTGGCTTCTGGTTTAATCTTAACTTTTTTCAGTAATTCACTTAGAGAAAAGCCCATCCAAGGTATAATCATTGACCAACCCTCAACACATCTTAATCTTTGCACTCTTTCCTCTGATGAAAAAGAATTTAAAATTTCATCTATTGATAAGTCTATAGGTTCTTCAACTTCACCTTCAATTCTTACATTCCATGGTCTTGTTTTAAAATCTTGAGATTTTTTATAAGGATCTCCTTTACCTGTACCAAACTCATAATAATTATTATAAGTTGTAATATCTTTATATGATGTTGGCTTAGATAAATCTGTATTTGCTAAAGCACTGTTTGCAAAAGCAATACCACCAATTCCAAAGCTTAAATTTTTTAAAAATTTTCTTCTATTATTATAAATTTTTTCTGGCGTGATTTCTGAATATTTAAATTTTTTCATTATTTATTGGATTACCTTTCAGCCATTTACTATCTTCATTTTCATAATGCTCTTTTTTCCAAATTGGTGATCTTTTTTTAATTTCTTCAATTATATATCTTGATAAGATATATGCTTGATCTCTGTGTTTACAAGCAACAGCGATAATAATACTCATCTCACCAAGTTTTAAGTAACCTTTTACATGTTCTATATAAACTGCTTTGTCTTTAATATTAAGTTTTTGTTCAGTCTCTTCATAGATTTCTTTAAAGCTTTTTATAACCATAGCATCATGGCTATCATATGTTATTCCTGTGACTTTTTTATTTTCGTTAAAATCTCTAACTGTTCCAGTAAAGAAAATTGATGCCCCAAATTTTGATGAGGCAATAAATTTTTCAGCATTAGAAATTTCTATTTTTGCTTTTTCTGTATCTATGATTTTAGTGTGAAGCATTAACCTCCTCCAATTGGGGGAATAATACCTATTTTTTGATCTTTTGTGATTTTATAATTGTCGCTTATTATTTCATTATCTTCAGAGCAAAAAGCAGATGAATTAATTATTTTCTTAAAATTTTCATTGCCATTGAAAGTTTCATCAATAAAATTTAAGAGAACACCTTTAAAATCTTTAATTGTTATTTGAGATTTTAAATTAAATTCTAAAATATTTTTATCACTGAAGTCTCTACTAGCACCAAATAATTCTAATATTATTTTCATTTCTTTAATTTAGATGAAAATTTTAAATTCTCATTAACAAAGCTTGATTGATTTTTATTTATAAATTCATCCATTATTTTTAATTTTTCTTTTTCAAATTCTGAAACTTTACGAGTATTTAAATTCACATAAAGTGCTAGTGCTTCAAAAGTTGATGCTAAATAACCTTCTTTCTTATTTATCATTTCCATTTTGTATTGAAGTCTTTTTTTGTCATGGTCAAAATATAACAAGTTAATATCTACTTCGTCATTAAGCTTAAGTTCTTGATTATAAGTTATATTTGTTTCAACAATCATAGTACTCATACCAGTACTTTTTGCGGACTCTTCACCCATCTTAAACATTCTATTTAGGGTGTCGGCTCCAAATTTATCAAAAATTAAAAGATAATAAGCTACATTCATATGATCATTATAATCGATCCAGTCTTTAATAATTTTTTGTGAACTAAGATGAACTGACATTTAAATTAAAAAATGTTTTCAAGAAATTTTGGTAACCCGTCAGGATTAGTCCATAAACCACTTTTTCCACCCTCTTTAATAAGAAGCTTAACATTATCAATTTTTAAATGAGGATTAACAATTTTACTTAAATCATAAATTGTTGTTAATGCAGCATTCACACCCATTATCGCTTCCATTTCAACTCCAGTTTTTGCAACTGCAGACACTACACAGAATACTTCTAAAGAGTTATCTTCTTCATTCATAATTATTTTCGTAGCAGTATGATCAATTGGAAGTGGGTGGCATAAAGGAATTAATTCGCTAGTTTTTTTTACACCTAATACAGCAGAAACTTCAGCTAAGGTTATAGGATCACCTTTTGGCATTTTTTTGTTTTTAATTAATACAAAGACTTCTTTGCCTACATAAATTTTTCCTGAAGCTAATGCTCTTCTGAAAGTTTCTTTTTTTGAAGACACATCTACCATATTGAAAGAGTTTTTTTGAAATATCTCTTTTGCCCAATCTTTTAATGATTGTTGGTCTACAACTTTAAGATTTTTCATTACCCTCCAGTAGTTGATAAATTTTTAGTTAAACCTGTTTCACCAAGTTCCAAATAATGAGACTCTTTTTTAAAATTTAACTGTTTTAAAATTAAATCTTTTAGGTCTTCAATTTGTTCATCGGTTTGCATTAAGTGTCGTATGCTTATTCCTGTATTTCCAAATAAACATAATCTTAAGTCACCTTTTGCAGTAATTCTTAATCTGTTACAACTTTTGCAAAAATCTTTTGAGTATGGCGCAATTACTCCAAACTTACCTTTGAATTCAGAATTAATATAATTTTTAGAGGGTCCAGCATCTCTTCCTAGTGTTTGAATTATCCAATTATTACTATTTAAATAATCAGTAAACTTTGTTGCAGGTACATGGTATTTATTGAAATAATCTAAGTTATCTCCAGTTTGCATTAATTCAATATATCTAAAATCAATTTCATTGTTTTTAATAAATTGAGACCATTCATTAAAATCTTTTTCACTATCATTAACACCTCTTAGAAGAACAGCATTTACTTTAATATTTTTAAAATTAAGTTTTTGTAATTCTTCAATACCCCTTAATATTTCTGGTAATCTGTCATGACTTGTAATTTTTTTAAATGTTTCTCTATTTAAACTATCTATACTAATGTTAATTCCATCAAGACCACTATCTTTAATTTTAGATGCAATTTTATCTAGATGATATCCATTAGTAGTAATTACAGTTTTTTTTATACCTGAGTTTGATTTTATTAACTTTACTATATCAAAAAAATCTTTTCTAACTGTTGGCTCGCCTCCAGTTAGTCTAATTTTACAAACACCCAGTTCAGATAAAGCTTTTGATAATCTTCCAATTTCTTCTGCACTTAAAAAAGTTCGATTATCACTTTTGTCTATTTGGTATCCATTTGGCAAACAGTATCCACATTTAAAATTACAAACATCTGTTATTGATAATCTGATGTAAGGAAATGATCTTCCAAAACTGTCTTTAAGAGTATTCATTTTTAATGTAAAGTTAACATAATTTAATTAATTTATCATGAGTCAAATATTAGAAAAAAGCCTTATTGATGAGTATAACCAAAATGGCGCAGTCTTAATTAAAGGAAAATTTGATCAATACTGGATAAACAAATTAAAAGAGGGTTTTAAAAAAGCAAAATCTAATCCTAGCCCAAGGTTTGTTAATCACACAAAAGATAAAAGCTCTCCAAGTTACTATGAAGATTTTTGGACATGGAATTTAATTCCAGAGTTTAATGATTTTGTTTTTAATTCACCAACACCAAAAATTGCATCTGAACTTCTTAATGCAAAAGAAATAAATTTAGTTATGGATAATTGGTTTTATAGAGAAGCGGGCTCCAAATCAAAACCACCTTTTCATCATGATATTTCTTATTTTGATTTTGAGGGCTCAATGTGTGTCCTATGGTTACCTTTAGAGCCAGTTAAAAAAGAAGAGGGGATTGCTTGGGTTAAAGGTTCTCATTTATGGAATAAATTATTTTTAAGAACAAGATTTAACGATGGTCATATGGTTGATGGTGAAGCTGGTATTGTGAATGGAAAAAAATATGAAGCTACGCCTGATATTTTGAAAAATAAAAATGATTACGAGTTTTTAGAGTGGGATCTTGAGGTAGGTGATTGTGTATATTTTGATATTAGAACTTTACATGGAGGATTACACGAAAGTACTCCAAAATCAGATATTCATAGGTTCACTCTAAGAATGGCTAAAGAACAATCAAAAATTGAATATCGAGGAGATTGGGCTCGTGATGAAAGAGCAATTATGGAGCAAAATGGCTATAAAAATGGAGATGATTTAGCTGGTAAAATGTTTCCTACTTTATTTAAAAATTATCAAAAAAAGTCTTCACATTTAGCAAAAAATTAGTACATAGAGCTCAAAATTTTTAATTAAATTTTTATTTTTTCTCTACCCTTATTCCCCTTTTGTTTCTTCAAAAGGGGAATTTTTTTTAACTTAATTATTTACCAACAGGTCTGTATGCAGATGCAGCTTTTGCAGCTTTCTCTGCAGCTTTATTGAAATCAACAGCTTCCATTATATTCATATCTTCAATTGTGCCAGTTGATTGCATCAACATTTTCATCCCAGCCATAGTTTCAAAATCTGGCCCATCTATAATAGCGATGAAATCATATGCTCCTCTTAGAGTCATCATATCAATAAGTTTTCCACCAGCTGCTTCAGTTATTTTTTTTGCAGCCTCTTGTCTATTATCAGAAGGGTTCTTTACAAAACCCGCAAGACCTTGAGTTGAGTATTTACCTAATACAACAAACTTCATTCTACCTCCTTTTTTTAATAACTTATCTTAACATTGTTACAAAAATGTTATTATGTTTTAATTGCAAATCTGATACAACCTCTGTTATTAATTCTTCTATGTACGAAAAATTTGGACAGTTTATTGATGGAAAATGGTCTGCATCTTCAGACAATAACACGTATGAAGTGATTAATCCTGCAAATGAAGAAATTTTAGGAAAAGCATCCAAAGCAACACCTGAAGATGTTGATAGAGCATTAAAAGCTGCAGAGAAAGGTTTAGAAGTTTGGAAAAAAACTTCACCTTGGCAACGTTCATATATTATTAGAAGAATTGCTGACAAGATGAGAGAAAAACAAGACGTGTTGGCAAAATGGATGACATTAGAAGTTGGCAAACCTTTTGCAGAAGCAAAAGGTGAAGTGGGTGCAGCTGCAGATATTTTTGAATGGAACGCTGAAGAAACAAAAAGAATTTATGGCCAAACAGTAGAAAGTAGATTTGAAGATACGAGAGTTCATGTTTACTATCAACCAGTCGGAGTTGTTGCAGCTTTAACTCCTTGGAATTTTCCTTTAGTTTTATCTTCGAGAAAGATTTCAACAGCTTTAGCTGCAGGTTGCTCAGTAATAGTTAAACCAGATACAATCACTCCAGGAACTGTAATGGAATTGGTTGATATTTGTAGAGAGTGTGGAGTTCCCCCTGGTGTTGTTAACTTATTATCAGGTGATCCACCATCAATTGCTTCTCAATTAATATCATCTGATATAATTAAAAAAATTTCAATAACAGGCTCTACACGAGTTGGTAAATTAATTTTGAAACAAGCTGCTGATAAAGTTCAAAGAGTAACTATGGAATTAAGTGGCCATTCACCATTCATAGTTTTTGATGATGCTGATTTAAATAAAGCGACTGATATGGCAATTGCTGCAAAATTTAGAAACAATGGACAGGTTTGTATTTCTCCTAATAGATTTTATGTTCAAGAAAACAAAAAAGATGAATTTACTAATTTATTTATTGATAAAATTAAAAAATTGAAAATTGGTGATGGAATGGATCCAGAAACACAACTTGGGCCTTTAACAACACAAAAAAGATTAAATGAAGTTGAGGCACTGGTTGAAAAAACAAAACAAGAAGGTGCAACAGTATTATTAGGAGGAAAAAGACCATCAGGTTTTAACAAAGGTTTTTATTATGAGCCAACAGTTTTTGATAATGTAAAAGATGATTTTACTATTATGAGAGAAGAGCCATTTGGACCATTAGTTCCAATGTTATCATTTAAGACATTCGATGAAGTTATTGAAAGAGCAAACAATAATGATCTAGGTTTATGTAGTTACATTTGCACAAACTCTATGGAAAAAGCTCATAGAGCTTCAGAGCTGATGGAGACTGGCACTGTAGCAGTAAATCATCCTTTAGTTGCAATTGCAGAAGCACCGTTTGGAGGAATAAAACAAACTGGTTATGGACGAGAGGGTGGATCAATGGCTATTAAAGATTATCTAAATGTTAAGTACACTCATTTAGGTATTAAAGGATAACTTAAAGTCATAATTATTACAATCTGTTGATATAATATGTATCTAGAAAAAAATGAATAATTTTGATTTAAATAATAGAGTTGCGGTTGTAACTGGAGGGTCTCAGGGGTTTGGATTTGCAATCGCTGAACGCTTTATAAGCTCAGGTGCTAAAGTAATTATTTGGGACATAGATATAAACGAAAGCAAAAATGCACTATCAAAAATAGATTCTAATAATTTTTCATATCAAATAGTTGATATTAGAAATAATGATGAAATTGAGAAAAATTTAGATGAAATTAATTCAGAATTTGGGAAAATTGACATTTTTGTAAATAATGCTGGTATTGCAGGAAAAAATTTATCAGTAAAAGATTACCCATTAGAAGAATGGAAAAAAGTAATTGATCTTAATTTAAATTCAGTATTTTATTGCTGTAAGCTAGTAATACCATTCATGATTAAAAAAAATTATGGAAGAATTGTAAATATTGCTTCTATAGCAGGAAAAGAAGGTAATCCTAACGCAAGTGCATATAGTTCCTCTAAAGCAGGAGTGATAGCTTTAACAAAATCTTTGGGTAAAGAATTATCAAATTATAATATAGCAGTTAATTGTGTAACACCAGCAGCAGCTAAAACAAGAATATTTGATCAGATGACTCAAGAACATATTAATTATATGTTAGATAAAATTCCTAGAAAGAGATTTGTAAAAGTTGATGAATTGGCAACATTAGTAACTT
The DNA window shown above is from alpha proteobacterium HIMB5 and carries:
- a CDS encoding short chain dehydrogenase (PFAM: short chain dehydrogenase), with product MNNFDLNNRVAVVTGGSQGFGFAIAERFISSGAKVIIWDIDINESKNALSKIDSNNFSYQIVDIRNNDEIEKNLDEINSEFGKIDIFVNNAGIAGKNLSVKDYPLEEWKKVIDLNLNSVFYCCKLVIPFMIKKNYGRIVNIASIAGKEGNPNASAYSSSKAGVIALTKSLGKELSNYNIAVNCVTPAAAKTRIFDQMTQEHINYMLDKIPRKRFVKVDELATLVTYLASEENSFATGAVYDLSGGRATY
- a CDS encoding putative thioesterase, whose translation is MSVHLSSQKIIKDWIDYNDHMNVAYYLLIFDKFGADTLNRMFKMGEESAKSTGMSTMIVETNITYNQELKLNDEVDINLLYFDHDKKRLQYKMEMINKKEGYLASTFEALALYVNLNTRKVSEFEKEKLKIMDEFINKNQSSFVNENLKFSSKLKK
- a CDS encoding aldehyde dehydrogenase family protein (PFAM: Aldehyde dehydrogenase family) translates to MLLCFNCKSDTTSVINSSMYEKFGQFIDGKWSASSDNNTYEVINPANEEILGKASKATPEDVDRALKAAEKGLEVWKKTSPWQRSYIIRRIADKMREKQDVLAKWMTLEVGKPFAEAKGEVGAAADIFEWNAEETKRIYGQTVESRFEDTRVHVYYQPVGVVAALTPWNFPLVLSSRKISTALAAGCSVIVKPDTITPGTVMELVDICRECGVPPGVVNLLSGDPPSIASQLISSDIIKKISITGSTRVGKLILKQAADKVQRVTMELSGHSPFIVFDDADLNKATDMAIAAKFRNNGQVCISPNRFYVQENKKDEFTNLFIDKIKKLKIGDGMDPETQLGPLTTQKRLNEVEALVEKTKQEGATVLLGGKRPSGFNKGFYYEPTVFDNVKDDFTIMREEPFGPLVPMLSFKTFDEVIERANNNDLGLCSYICTNSMEKAHRASELMETGTVAVNHPLVAIAEAPFGGIKQTGYGREGGSMAIKDYLNVKYTHLGIKG
- a CDS encoding GYD domain-containing protein (PFAM: GYD domain) codes for the protein MKFVVLGKYSTQGLAGFVKNPSDNRQEAAKKITEAAGGKLIDMMTLRGAYDFIAIIDGPDFETMAGMKMLMQSTGTIEDMNIMEAVDFNKAAEKAAKAASAYRPVGK
- a CDS encoding MoaE protein (PFAM: MoaE protein) is translated as MLHTKIIDTEKAKIEISNAEKFIASSKFGASIFFTGTVRDFNENKKVTGITYDSHDAMVIKSFKEIYEETEQKLNIKDKAVYIEHVKGYLKLGEMSIIIAVACKHRDQAYILSRYIIEEIKKRSPIWKKEHYENEDSKWLKGNPINNEKI
- a CDS encoding cyclic pyranopterin monophosphate synthase subunit MoaC (PFAM: MoaC family~TIGRFAM: molybdenum cofactor biosynthesis protein MoaC), producing the protein MKNLKVVDQQSLKDWAKEIFQKNSFNMVDVSSKKETFRRALASGKIYVGKEVFVLIKNKKMPKGDPITLAEVSAVLGVKKTSELIPLCHPLPIDHTATKIIMNEEDNSLEVFCVVSAVAKTGVEMEAIMGVNAALTTIYDLSKIVNPHLKIDNVKLLIKEGGKSGLWTNPDGLPKFLENIF
- a CDS encoding molybdenum cofactor biosynthesis protein A (PFAM: Molybdenum Cofactor Synthesis C; Radical SAM superfamily~TIGRFAM: molybdenum cofactor biosynthesis protein A, bacterial); this translates as MNTLKDSFGRSFPYIRLSITDVCNFKCGYCLPNGYQIDKSDNRTFLSAEEIGRLSKALSELGVCKIRLTGGEPTVRKDFFDIVKLIKSNSGIKKTVITTNGYHLDKIASKIKDSGLDGINISIDSLNRETFKKITSHDRLPEILRGIEELQKLNFKNIKVNAVLLRGVNDSEKDFNEWSQFIKNNEIDFRYIELMQTGDNLDYFNKYHVPATKFTDYLNSNNWIIQTLGRDAGPSKNYINSEFKGKFGVIAPYSKDFCKSCNRLRITAKGDLRLCLFGNTGISIRHLMQTDEQIEDLKDLILKQLNFKKESHYLELGETGLTKNLSTTGG
- a CDS encoding molybdopterin-dependent oxidoreductase (PFAM: Oxidoreductase molybdopterin binding domain), producing the protein MKKFKYSEITPEKIYNNRRKFLKNLSFGIGGIAFANSALANTDLSKPTSYKDITTYNNYYEFGTGKGDPYKKSQDFKTRPWNVRIEGEVEEPIDLSIDEILNSFSSEERVQRLRCVEGWSMIIPWMGFSLSELLKKVKIKPEAKYVKFTSVYDPENMVGQRRAVLNWPYVEGLRLDEAMHPLTTVVTGLYGKPLPNQNGAPLRIFIPWKYGFKSGKAIVKIELVKKMPMTAWMWASPREYGFYSNVNPNVNHPRWSQATERVINGDIFSPRVETLMFNGYGDEVAHLYSGMDLKKNF
- a CDS encoding Phytanoyl-CoA dioxygenase (PhyH) (PFAM: Phytanoyl-CoA dioxygenase (PhyH)), with protein sequence MSQILEKSLIDEYNQNGAVLIKGKFDQYWINKLKEGFKKAKSNPSPRFVNHTKDKSSPSYYEDFWTWNLIPEFNDFVFNSPTPKIASELLNAKEINLVMDNWFYREAGSKSKPPFHHDISYFDFEGSMCVLWLPLEPVKKEEGIAWVKGSHLWNKLFLRTRFNDGHMVDGEAGIVNGKKYEATPDILKNKNDYEFLEWDLEVGDCVYFDIRTLHGGLHESTPKSDIHRFTLRMAKEQSKIEYRGDWARDERAIMEQNGYKNGDDLAGKMFPTLFKNYQKKSSHLAKN